A genomic segment from Bacillus cereus G9842 encodes:
- a CDS encoding acid-soluble spore protein H, translated as MDVKRVKQILSSSSRIDVTYEGVPVWIESCDEQKGSAQVYDVSNPGESVHVDVTALEEK; from the coding sequence ATGGATGTGAAACGTGTGAAACAAATCTTATCTTCTTCAAGTAGAATTGACGTTACATATGAGGGCGTACCAGTATGGATTGAGAGCTGTGATGAGCAGAAGGGGAGTGCTCAAGTGTATGATGTATCTAATCCTGGTGAGAGCGTTCATGTGGACGTGACAGCTTTAGAGGAGAAATAA